In Candidatus Eisenbacteria bacterium, the sequence GGCACAGTCGCGCCGCGACTTTCTGCTGCTCGGTCTCGGGTTCGCCGCCAGCCTGGTGAGCGCATGGTGGCTTCTGCCCGACCGCGCGAAGGGCCGGCTGGTCGGCATCGAGCGCCGTGACCAGCTCGACACGCTGGCGTCCCGCGTCGGGCTCTCGCGCGCCAATCGCGAGAAGACCCTGAATCGCGCCCTCACATTCGACGACGACGTGGCCGAGGCGCTCTATTCCAAGGACCGGCGAGTGCGCACGTACCGCAAGTCCGAGGTCACGCCGCTCAAGAACAACTACCATGGCCGGACTCCGGGACCCGAGCATGTCGCGGGATGGAATCTCTTCGTCAGCGGGATCCAAGGCGGACGCAAGGAGTTCTTCACGCTCGAGCGCCTGCTTGCTCTTCCTTTCCACGAGCAAGTGACGCGGCTCGTGTGCGTCGAAGGCTGGAGCGCGATCGCCTGGTGGGGCGGCATCCGCTTCGCCGATCTGCTCGACCAGTTCCCTCCCGCCGCCGGCGCGCGCTGGGCGGCGTTGCGCTCGGAGATCAGCCTGGACGGCGCCGGGCGCATCGAGCCTTATTACGTGTCGCTCGATCTCGAGACCGCACGCCACCC encodes:
- a CDS encoding molybdopterin-dependent oxidoreductase, with the protein product MNDESRDREGVPHREKPEIENPETPDRPEMPEPGGPGPEMPPRKAPGPEVPSPKPPKGPEMPPPPPPEQPTRPEPLPRPEPSGVPPSPGAPEIPPTPQGPEVPPRERSFLAERPEPPLDVPRDRLAAQSRRDFLLLGLGFAASLVSAWWLLPDRAKGRLVGIERRDQLDTLASRVGLSRANREKTLNRALTFDDDVAEALYSKDRRVRTYRKSEVTPLKNNYHGRTPGPEHVAGWNLFVSGIQGGRKEFFTLERLLALPFHEQVTRLVCVEGWSAIAWWGGIRFADLLDQFPPAAGARWAALRSEISLDGAGRIEPYYVSLDLETARHPQTLLATHMNGAPLPLAHGAPLRLLAPVKLGLKNIKAITDIAFTAEEPPDYWNERGYSKYDGL